The genomic segment CAAGCTGATGGCCACCGGCGGGATGTTCACCCCGACCGCCAACCCTCGCACCGTCCAGTACCCCGTGGAGACGCTCACGGCCGCCGTGCGCGAAGCCGAACGGCTGGGGCTTCCGGTGGCGGCCCACACCCTGTCGGCGGCAGGCATCCGGGACTGCGTCGAGGCCGGCATCCATCACCTGATCCACGCCCGCTGGTACAGCGCCGATCCCGCGAAGGGCCTCGAATACGACCCCGCGCTGGCCGACCGGATCACCCGGAGCGGCCTCTGGGTCGACATCACGCTGGGCCACATGCTGCTCGGGCGCCTGGCGCAGGAGGCCGGGGCTCCGCCGCCCTCCACCCACTGGGCGGTGCAGGCGACCCCGGTGCCACTCGAGGACCACCTCGAGACGGCCCGCGACATGCGGGCGCGGGGCATCCGGTTCACCACCGGGTTGGACATGGGGATGCCCCACGCCCGCTTCGACGGCTCGGCGGCGAACGCGCGGGCCTTCGGAGCGTGGCTTCAGTACTCGCCCTGGGAGGCGATCCGGGCGTCGACGGCCGACTCGGCGGAGGCCCTCGGCCTCGGCGACGCGGTCGGGGCCCTGCGTCCGGGTCTGATCGCCGATCTGCTCGCGGTAGCGGGCGACCCCGCCCGCGACCTGGCCACGCTCGGGACGGCCGTCGACGTGATCCGGGCCGGGCGCCCGGTCAAGCTGGGCGGTCGCGCCCTCATCTAACGGCCTCGGGACCGCGCTCGACCGCGAGGTTCGGCACGATACGGGCGTGGGGGAATCGGCGGAACACCTCGGGGGCGATCTTGATCTTGCCGTGGCGACCGCCCGAGCCGAGGATGACGTAGTCGAGCGCCATCACACGCGCGTCCACCAGGAGCGGCAGCTCTCCCGGCAGCCCGAACACCGTGACGCCGCCGATCGCCATGCCGGTCACCTGCCGCGTCTCCTCGGCGGAGGCGAAGGAGAGCTTGGAGATGCCGAGCAGGTCGCGAACGGCATGATTCACGTCCAGGCGGGTGGTGGCCGTGACGACGCAGGCCGCGTAGACCTTCGGCTCCTTCTTGGAGGCCACGATGATCGTGTTGCCCGCGTGGTCGGCTGGATAGCCGTAGCGCTCGCAGAAGGCCGCCGTGTCGGCGAACTGGGGGTCGATCGGAATCAGCTCGTACGGCAGGCCGAGCCGTTCGAGGGCGGCCAGCG from the Candidatus Methylomirabilota bacterium genome contains:
- a CDS encoding amidohydrolase family protein translates to KLMATGGMFTPTANPRTVQYPVETLTAAVREAERLGLPVAAHTLSAAGIRDCVEAGIHHLIHARWYSADPAKGLEYDPALADRITRSGLWVDITLGHMLLGRLAQEAGAPPPSTHWAVQATPVPLEDHLETARDMRARGIRFTTGLDMGMPHARFDGSAANARAFGAWLQYSPWEAIRASTADSAEALGLGDAVGALRPGLIADLLAVAGDPARDLATLGTAVDVIRAGRPVKLGGRALI
- a CDS encoding YbaK/EbsC family protein, with translation MTEASDPEQATLAALERLGLPYELIPIDPQFADTAAFCERYGYPADHAGNTIIVASKKEPKVYAACVVTATTRLDVNHAVRDLLGISKLSFASAEETRQVTGMAIGGVTVFGLPGELPLLVDARVMALDYVILGSGGRHGKIKIAPEVFRRFPHARIVPNLAVERGPEAVR